In Phreatobacter aquaticus, a single genomic region encodes these proteins:
- a CDS encoding 4-oxalomesaconate tautomerase, whose translation MQTAIRCMLMRGGTSKGAYFLASDLPSDPAQRDALLLAVMGSPDPRQIDGVGGAHPLTSKVAIVSRSPDDGAEIDFLFAQVLVDKPRVDMNQNCGNILAGIGPFAIERGLIKATDSVTRVKVRTVNTGTIAELLVETPGGRVNYDGTARIDGVPGTSAPIPIDFLDAAGSVCGSLLPTGNAVDHVAGVDVTLIDNGMPVIVLTAESVGRTGYEPHAELNKDVELKARLEEVRLAASPLMNIADAANKNVPKICLVSPPREGGHVSTRSFIPHECHAAIGVFAAVSVATACVLPGSPAHRVSTLPAGPEKLVSVEHPTGEFTVRLTVGGTEAAPVVERAGLLRTARALFDGTVFVSEAVLGERAVLSREAAE comes from the coding sequence ATGCAGACCGCCATCCGATGCATGCTGATGCGCGGCGGCACGTCCAAGGGCGCCTATTTCCTGGCGTCGGACCTTCCGTCCGATCCGGCACAGCGCGACGCGCTGCTGCTGGCAGTCATGGGCTCGCCGGATCCCCGCCAGATCGACGGCGTGGGTGGCGCGCATCCGCTGACCTCGAAAGTGGCGATCGTCTCGCGCTCGCCGGATGATGGAGCCGAGATCGACTTCCTGTTCGCGCAGGTGCTTGTCGACAAGCCGCGCGTCGACATGAACCAGAATTGCGGGAACATCCTGGCCGGCATCGGACCCTTCGCCATCGAGCGCGGGCTGATCAAGGCAACTGATTCGGTCACGCGGGTGAAGGTGCGTACCGTCAATACCGGCACGATCGCCGAGCTCTTGGTCGAGACCCCCGGAGGCCGGGTGAATTATGACGGGACCGCGCGGATCGACGGCGTGCCCGGCACATCGGCGCCGATCCCGATCGATTTTCTGGATGCGGCAGGCTCGGTCTGTGGCTCGCTGCTGCCGACCGGCAACGCGGTGGACCATGTGGCGGGCGTCGACGTGACGCTGATCGACAACGGCATGCCGGTGATCGTGCTCACCGCCGAGAGTGTCGGCCGCACCGGCTATGAGCCCCATGCTGAGCTCAACAAGGATGTGGAGTTGAAGGCGCGGCTGGAGGAAGTCCGGCTCGCCGCGAGCCCGCTGATGAACATTGCCGATGCCGCCAACAAGAACGTGCCGAAGATCTGCCTGGTCTCGCCGCCGCGCGAGGGCGGCCATGTCTCGACGCGCTCGTTCATTCCGCATGAATGCCACGCCGCCATCGGCGTCTTCGCGGCCGTGTCGGTTGCGACCGCCTGCGTTCTGCCCGGCTCGCCGGCGCACAGGGTTTCGACCCTGCCTGCGGGACCCGAGAAGCTCGTCTCGGTCGAGCATCCGACCGGCGAGTTCACCGTGCGCCTCACCGTTGGCGGCACGGAGGCCGCCCCCGTCGTTGAACGGGCCGGTCTGCTCCGCACGGCGCGCGCGCTGTTTGACGGTACCGTTTTCGTGTCCGAGGCCGTGCTCGGTGAGCGCGCCGTCTTGTCCCGCGAGGCGGCCGAATAG
- a CDS encoding alpha/beta fold hydrolase: MTKTATLFALIAALAAGSATAQPAAPREPLGIALEGYAYPFPVAFLPLTMEGRPVRMAYMDVAPTGAPNGQTVLLMHGRNFPAAYWEPTIRALLAEGYRVVAPDQIHFGKSSKPDDLPVNFDVMAQHTAALLDHLNIADVAVVAHSMGGMAGTRFTRSYPARVRRLALYAPVGLEDYRQYLTVAPPRERLFEAEMALTAEQYFNQLMATYSPQLTREQFWPFIELRQRMSGSAEYPRWVRSYVASFYAMWGQPVVHEFHLIRQPTLIMVGDRDRTATGRAMVAPELRERMGLFVERGREVAARMPNARLVVFEGHGHMIHMETPERFNRTLIDFLKAQ, translated from the coding sequence ATGACGAAGACGGCCACCCTGTTCGCCCTCATCGCGGCCTTGGCCGCTGGCTCCGCGACGGCCCAGCCGGCGGCACCGCGCGAACCGCTCGGGATCGCGCTGGAAGGCTATGCCTATCCGTTCCCGGTCGCCTTCCTGCCCCTCACCATGGAGGGACGCCCGGTCCGCATGGCCTATATGGACGTGGCGCCCACAGGCGCCCCCAATGGCCAGACCGTGCTGCTGATGCATGGGCGCAATTTTCCGGCCGCCTATTGGGAACCAACCATCCGCGCCCTCCTCGCCGAGGGCTACCGGGTGGTGGCACCCGACCAGATCCATTTCGGCAAGTCGTCCAAGCCCGACGACCTGCCGGTCAATTTCGACGTCATGGCGCAGCATACCGCCGCCCTGCTCGATCATCTGAACATTGCCGACGTCGCCGTCGTCGCCCATTCGATGGGTGGGATGGCTGGCACGCGCTTCACCCGCTCCTATCCCGCCCGTGTCCGTCGCCTGGCTCTCTATGCCCCGGTCGGGCTCGAGGACTACCGCCAATATCTGACGGTCGCGCCGCCGCGCGAGCGCCTGTTCGAGGCCGAGATGGCGCTCACCGCCGAGCAATATTTCAACCAGCTGATGGCGACCTATTCGCCGCAGCTGACCCGCGAGCAGTTCTGGCCCTTCATCGAATTGCGCCAGCGCATGAGCGGTTCGGCGGAATATCCCCGCTGGGTGCGCAGCTATGTCGCGAGCTTCTACGCCATGTGGGGCCAGCCGGTGGTCCACGAATTCCACCTGATCCGCCAGCCAACCCTGATCATGGTGGGTGACCGCGACCGCACCGCCACAGGCCGCGCAATGGTGGCGCCCGAACTGCGCGAGCGCATGGGCCTGTTCGTCGAACGCGGACGCGAGGTGGCGGCGCGCATGCCGAATGCCCGCCTCGTGGTGTTCGAGGGGCACGGCCACATGATCCACATGGAAACGCCGGAGCGGTTCAACCGGACGCTGATCGACTTCCTGAAGGCGCAGTAG
- a CDS encoding NAD-dependent epimerase/dehydratase family protein, with translation MTILITGGTGFVGAAISDQLARGGRKTVVFAAHPAPSGYLPENVETVIGDVTDAKAVASVISERGISKIIHAAAMTAGPEQERDLAERVVAVNVAGTAAVLRAAAEAGIKRVVLSSSGSVYPLAGAKGERFQADRDLPAPANLYGITKLSSELVAQRLAAVYGLTVPIIRLAGVYGPFERATGVREILSAQAQVVALAQAGTPVRLSRAGFGGWLQSRDAAAAIITLLDADFVAQPPVFDLGGPEIFSLLAFCEAIAPAFPGWSFGLDEAAANVRYQLPADRPASDFERLEAATGFRPRHGLASGATDYLNWLKRKP, from the coding sequence ATGACGATCCTGATCACCGGCGGCACCGGCTTTGTCGGCGCGGCGATTTCAGACCAGCTCGCCCGCGGCGGCCGCAAGACCGTTGTCTTTGCCGCCCACCCCGCGCCCTCTGGCTACCTGCCTGAGAACGTCGAAACAGTGATTGGCGACGTGACCGATGCAAAGGCTGTCGCGTCCGTCATCAGCGAGCGCGGCATCAGCAAGATCATCCATGCAGCCGCCATGACGGCCGGCCCCGAACAGGAGCGCGATCTCGCCGAGCGGGTTGTCGCGGTCAATGTCGCGGGGACCGCCGCTGTCCTGCGCGCGGCGGCGGAGGCTGGCATCAAGCGGGTCGTTTTGTCGTCGTCGGGCAGCGTCTATCCACTCGCCGGTGCCAAGGGCGAGCGCTTCCAGGCCGACCGCGACCTGCCCGCCCCGGCAAACCTCTATGGCATCACCAAGCTCTCGTCCGAACTGGTCGCCCAGCGGCTGGCCGCGGTCTATGGCCTGACAGTGCCCATCATCCGGCTTGCCGGCGTCTATGGTCCGTTCGAGCGCGCGACCGGTGTCCGCGAAATCCTGTCGGCTCAGGCGCAGGTCGTGGCGCTGGCGCAGGCGGGAACACCGGTGCGCCTGTCGCGCGCGGGCTTCGGCGGCTGGCTGCAATCGCGCGATGCGGCAGCCGCCATCATCACGCTACTCGATGCCGATTTCGTCGCCCAGCCGCCGGTCTTCGACCTTGGCGGCCCCGAGATCTTCTCGCTTCTCGCCTTCTGCGAGGCGATCGCGCCGGCCTTCCCCGGCTGGAGTTTCGGCCTGGACGAAGCGGCGGCGAATGTCCGCTACCAACTGCCCGCCGACCGTCCGGCCAGCGATTTCGAGCGCCTAGAGGCGGCGACCGGCTTCCGCCCCCGCCATGGCCTCGCGAGCGGTGCCACCGACTATCTCAACTGGCTCAAGAGAAAGCCCTGA
- a CDS encoding amidohydrolase/deacetylase family metallohydrolase: MRKLSRRSFMHATAGSALALSGGMAHGAMGPNDKFDLVIKGGEVIDPSQQLRGKRDIGIRWGIVEAIEADIPAARTSRMIDASGKLVTPGLVDLHAHVFPYGSAIGIPADELVPHQCTTTVVSAGDAGANNIAALRRFIVAQTRTRIHAFIHIANMGLSAFPVPELYNIDFAQVDACAMAVAENPDFVLGVKVRMSENVIAKHGLEPLKRGILACERSGRPAKMMVHIGGVETPSLMSDILNLLRPGDVLTHAYSGAPNLAGAFTNIVQDGKILPAALEAKKRGVVFDVGHGGGSFDFRVCEAAIQQGCAPDVISSDIHVWSGNTPGMPFLPWVMSKFLTLGFTLEQVIAMATTAPMKSIDPASKAGTLKVGAPGDVAIMELVQGPVNFVDTRNNTRTGQAYLKPLQTVINGVPFGRPYQPPFSMR, encoded by the coding sequence ATGCGCAAGCTTTCGCGCCGCTCGTTCATGCATGCCACCGCCGGATCGGCCCTCGCCCTAAGCGGCGGCATGGCCCATGGCGCCATGGGCCCCAACGACAAGTTCGACCTTGTCATCAAGGGCGGCGAAGTCATCGATCCGAGCCAGCAATTGCGCGGCAAGCGCGATATCGGCATCCGCTGGGGCATCGTCGAGGCCATCGAGGCGGACATTCCCGCCGCCCGCACCAGCCGCATGATCGATGCCTCGGGCAAGCTGGTGACGCCCGGTCTCGTCGACCTGCACGCCCATGTCTTTCCCTATGGCTCGGCCATCGGCATTCCGGCCGACGAGCTGGTGCCGCACCAGTGCACCACCACCGTGGTTTCGGCGGGCGATGCCGGCGCCAACAACATCGCGGCGCTGCGCCGGTTCATCGTCGCGCAGACCCGCACCCGCATCCACGCCTTCATTCACATCGCCAATATGGGGCTGTCGGCCTTTCCCGTCCCCGAGCTCTACAACATCGACTTCGCCCAGGTTGATGCCTGCGCCATGGCGGTCGCCGAGAACCCAGACTTCGTACTCGGCGTGAAGGTGCGCATGTCCGAGAATGTCATCGCCAAGCACGGGCTGGAACCTCTGAAGCGCGGCATTCTCGCCTGCGAGCGCTCCGGCCGCCCGGCCAAGATGATGGTCCATATCGGCGGGGTCGAGACGCCCTCGCTGATGTCCGACATTCTCAACCTGCTGCGGCCCGGCGACGTTCTCACCCACGCCTATTCCGGCGCGCCCAATCTCGCAGGCGCCTTCACCAACATCGTCCAGGACGGCAAGATCCTGCCGGCGGCGCTGGAGGCCAAGAAGCGCGGCGTCGTCTTCGATGTCGGCCATGGCGGCGGCTCGTTCGACTTCAGGGTCTGCGAGGCGGCGATCCAGCAGGGCTGCGCCCCCGATGTCATCTCGTCCGACATCCATGTCTGGTCCGGCAACACGCCGGGCATGCCGTTCCTGCCCTGGGTCATGAGCAAGTTCCTCACCCTGGGCTTCACGCTGGAACAGGTCATCGCCATGGCAACGACTGCGCCAATGAAGTCGATCGACCCGGCCTCGAAGGCCGGCACGCTGAAGGTCGGCGCACCGGGAGACGTGGCCATCATGGAACTGGTGCAGGGGCCGGTGAATTTCGTCGACACCCGCAACAACACGCGCACCGGTCAGGCCTATCTGAAGCCGCTCCAGACGGTAATCAACGGCGTGCCGTTCGGCCGGCCCTACCAGCCGCCCTTCTCCATGCGGTGA
- a CDS encoding class I adenylate-forming enzyme family protein, producing the protein MEWLEGPPAVLRREAHFGDRVIACFAERPTSVHGMIAEALARNPDGEAVVCGDERLTYRSLVERGEAVARALAARGIASGDRVAVLVGNRIEFVVILVACGRIGAIMVPMGIRLQTPEIAHILGDCGAKLLFHEAELASRLPPLDGVTAVAVGDGHSFADFVAGGAGHPDVRAAAIAEEDTAFILYTSGTTGRPKGAMIAHLNVVHSAMVYEHCMRLTAADRSIAPVPLSHVTGLIANIAAMIRVAGTLVIMPAFKASEFLALVARERITMTVAVPAMYNLCLLEPDFDAHDLSSLRIGGYGGAPMPPPTIEKLAAKLPGLMLVNAYGATETTSPTTVMPPRFTASHGDSVGVPAPGCDVMVVDDAGREVAPGETGEIWIRSGSVVKGYWANPAATTESFTGGYWHSGDIGSIDAEGFVRVFDRKKDMINRGGYKVFTAEVETVLAGVDGVIECAVIARPCPVLGERVHAIVVTREEGGPTAADLKARCLSALSDYKVPETVTVQTEPLPRNANGKVIKRQLREGLEALSR; encoded by the coding sequence TTGGAATGGCTGGAAGGACCGCCGGCAGTGCTTCGGCGCGAGGCGCATTTCGGCGACCGCGTGATCGCCTGCTTCGCGGAGCGGCCGACAAGCGTTCATGGGATGATTGCCGAGGCGCTGGCCCGCAATCCCGACGGAGAGGCGGTTGTCTGTGGTGACGAACGCCTGACCTATCGCTCCCTTGTCGAGCGTGGCGAAGCCGTGGCGCGCGCGCTTGCGGCTCGGGGCATTGCGAGCGGCGATCGCGTTGCCGTCCTTGTCGGCAATCGGATCGAATTCGTTGTCATCCTGGTGGCCTGTGGCCGGATCGGCGCGATCATGGTGCCCATGGGCATCCGGCTGCAGACGCCGGAGATCGCCCATATCCTCGGCGATTGCGGCGCGAAGCTGCTGTTTCACGAGGCGGAGCTTGCCTCGCGCCTGCCACCTCTCGACGGCGTCACCGCCGTTGCTGTCGGCGATGGTCACAGCTTTGCGGATTTCGTCGCCGGCGGCGCAGGCCATCCGGATGTTCGGGCCGCCGCAATTGCCGAAGAGGACACCGCCTTCATCCTCTACACCTCCGGTACGACAGGCCGGCCGAAGGGCGCCATGATCGCCCATCTCAACGTGGTCCACTCGGCCATGGTCTACGAGCACTGCATGCGACTGACCGCTGCCGACCGGTCGATCGCGCCGGTGCCACTCAGCCATGTCACCGGCCTCATTGCCAATATCGCGGCGATGATCCGCGTTGCCGGCACGCTGGTGATCATGCCGGCGTTCAAGGCCTCGGAGTTCCTGGCGCTGGTCGCGCGCGAGCGCATCACCATGACGGTGGCGGTGCCCGCCATGTACAATCTCTGTCTGCTGGAGCCCGATTTCGACGCCCATGATCTCTCGTCGCTGAGGATCGGCGGCTATGGCGGCGCGCCCATGCCGCCGCCCACCATTGAAAAGCTCGCGGCGAAGCTGCCCGGCCTGATGCTGGTCAATGCCTATGGCGCGACCGAGACGACCTCGCCAACCACAGTCATGCCGCCACGTTTCACCGCCAGCCATGGCGACAGCGTCGGCGTTCCCGCGCCGGGCTGCGACGTGATGGTGGTGGACGATGCCGGGCGCGAGGTCGCTCCGGGCGAGACCGGCGAGATCTGGATCCGCTCCGGCTCTGTGGTGAAGGGCTATTGGGCCAATCCCGCCGCGACCACCGAGAGCTTCACCGGGGGCTACTGGCATTCCGGCGACATCGGATCGATCGATGCAGAGGGCTTCGTGCGGGTGTTCGACCGCAAGAAGGACATGATCAATCGCGGCGGCTACAAGGTGTTCACCGCCGAGGTCGAGACTGTGCTGGCTGGTGTCGATGGCGTGATCGAATGCGCCGTGATCGCCCGGCCCTGCCCGGTGCTCGGCGAACGGGTGCACGCCATCGTCGTGACCCGCGAGGAGGGCGGCCCGACGGCCGCCGACCTGAAGGCGCGCTGCCTCTCCGCGCTCTCCGACTACAAGGTGCCGGAGACCGTCACGGTGCAGACCGAGCCATTGCCGCGCAATGCCAATGGCAAGGTGATCAAGCGGCAGCTGCGCGAGGGGCTTGAAGCCCTCTCCCGCTGA